In the genome of Ensifer adhaerens, one region contains:
- a CDS encoding Predicted arabinose efflux permease, MFS family, whose product MSQVQTRQSLAIVAALGLTQIIGYGTLYYSFSILVPAMARDVGLSEEGVFGTFSVALLAGGLAASFMGGWMDRFGAARMMALGSGLCAALLLACAWSPTVWFFIGAVIATQVASGLVTYQAAFATLVDHEPQGATRTITYLTLMAGFASSIFWPITKTLAEHFDWREIYVIFAALNLAVCLPVHLALARGRARRAALVLGASPGAPVAGVLEPLQRRSAMIIVSIAFALSGFALSSLLIHMVPMLGALGLGAAAVTVSALFGPAQVASRLVNMIFGERMPPTGLAMLSSALIAFGGVILALTDGNMAGAVVFVLCAGMGSGIGSIAQGSVPLHLFGSQGYGAIAGRMTSARLVASAAAPAVFALAMERLGVPVSLFLNAGLGLLGMICFGLVSRSVRKSG is encoded by the coding sequence CGGCAATGGCGCGAGACGTGGGGTTGAGCGAGGAGGGGGTGTTCGGCACGTTTTCCGTGGCGCTTCTGGCCGGCGGGCTGGCTGCCTCGTTCATGGGGGGCTGGATGGACCGCTTCGGTGCGGCCCGGATGATGGCGCTGGGGTCCGGCCTTTGCGCCGCCCTGTTGCTGGCCTGCGCCTGGTCGCCCACCGTCTGGTTCTTCATCGGGGCCGTGATCGCCACGCAGGTCGCCAGTGGCCTGGTCACCTATCAGGCGGCCTTTGCGACGCTGGTCGACCATGAGCCGCAAGGCGCCACCCGCACCATTACCTATCTGACGCTCATGGCAGGTTTCGCCTCCAGCATCTTCTGGCCGATCACCAAGACGCTTGCAGAGCATTTCGACTGGCGCGAGATCTATGTCATCTTTGCGGCCCTCAACCTTGCCGTCTGCTTGCCGGTGCATCTGGCGCTGGCGCGGGGCAGGGCCAGGCGAGCCGCTCTCGTCCTCGGGGCCTCGCCAGGCGCGCCTGTCGCGGGCGTGCTGGAGCCGCTGCAGCGGCGGTCGGCAATGATCATCGTTTCGATTGCCTTTGCCTTGTCCGGTTTCGCGCTTTCCTCGCTGCTCATCCACATGGTGCCGATGCTCGGTGCGCTCGGGCTGGGTGCTGCGGCTGTCACGGTCAGCGCGCTGTTCGGGCCGGCGCAGGTGGCAAGCCGGCTGGTCAACATGATTTTCGGCGAGCGCATGCCGCCGACCGGCCTTGCCATGCTGTCCTCTGCGCTCATCGCCTTCGGAGGCGTGATCCTTGCGCTCACGGACGGCAACATGGCAGGGGCGGTCGTCTTCGTTCTGTGTGCTGGCATGGGGTCGGGCATCGGCAGCATCGCACAGGGATCGGTACCCTTGCATCTCTTCGGTTCGCAGGGCTATGGCGCGATTGCCGGGCGGATGACATCGGCGCGGCTGGTGGCAAGCGCTGCAGCCCCCGCCGTCTTCGCGCTCGCGATGGAACGTCTCGGCGTCCCCGTCTCGCTTTTCCTCAATGCCGGACTTGGCCTCCTCGGGATGATCTGTTTCGGACTGGTGAGCCGCAGCGTCAGGAAGAGCGGCTGA
- a CDS encoding SSU ribosomal protein S15P, producing MSITAERKTALIKEYATFEGDTGSPEVQVAILTERINNLTEHFKDHKKDNHSRRGLLTMVSSRRSLLDYLKKKDEARYTKLIGSLGIRR from the coding sequence ATGTCGATCACTGCTGAGCGCAAGACGGCCCTCATCAAGGAATATGCAACGTTCGAAGGCGACACCGGCTCTCCGGAAGTCCAGGTTGCCATCCTGACGGAACGCATCAACAACCTGACGGAACATTTCAAGGACCACAAGAAGGATAACCATTCCCGCCGTGGCCTGCTGACGATGGTTTCCAGCCGCCGTTCGCTTCTTGATTACCTCAAGAAGAAGGACGAAGCCCGTTACACCAAGCTGATTGGTTCGCTGGGCATCCGCCGCTAA